A window of Candidatus Binatia bacterium contains these coding sequences:
- a CDS encoding MFS transporter has protein sequence MKQSDPETTHEEAPVEKPIPLSRMLAFGAPGFAGAGMAIPIAVLMPVFYSDVVMAPLGTIALAIAIARSFDALTDPLMGWLSDRTRSRFGRRKPWIALGVPLCAVFFYLLFAPPDQITGQAAGLWFGVTYTAYFLFHTIYQVPHGALGSELTLDYDERSKLFGIQSLFILVGILTASVAPSILSGAFDIENPRTTHALIAGFFATLLVVLYAALLRWVPERPEFAKSDPNPLVPGVRRALRNRPFRIFFFAGMVSAIPAAIPGILIPYYTTYVLQVADPEQWLGILLVTYFGTGLIAVPIWMRLAERFSKLWTIVASAIIGTTGGTCLFFLGDGNSMVVLGIFLLIGFASSTGLVILPSMVADVIDYDEFLTGKRREAQFGSFWAIVPKFVAIPGASLPLALLAWVGYQPNEVQSDEVVLTIRLLLGIFPAAFNILTVAILVRYPLSRAVHATIREGIRAHNRGESFKDPLSDRWIEPSSRRLLDNEDGWFLDTFSHAELRRIVQSGPRRALQDVLRAVIASGLLALACGWLAWQTVGDLNSEPGPSTILAVVGAGLSITAMCFHLLRVQPARRLRHAGITSERIEAHLADI, from the coding sequence ATGAAGCAAAGCGATCCAGAAACCACCCACGAGGAGGCTCCGGTCGAAAAACCGATTCCCCTCAGCCGGATGCTGGCCTTTGGGGCTCCCGGGTTTGCAGGTGCGGGGATGGCGATTCCGATCGCCGTCCTGATGCCCGTTTTTTACAGCGACGTTGTAATGGCACCTCTGGGGACGATCGCTTTGGCCATCGCCATCGCGCGCAGCTTCGATGCCCTCACCGACCCACTGATGGGGTGGCTCAGCGACCGTACACGCTCTCGCTTTGGCCGGAGGAAACCATGGATCGCGCTCGGAGTGCCCCTATGCGCGGTGTTCTTCTATCTGCTCTTCGCACCGCCGGATCAGATCACCGGCCAGGCTGCGGGACTGTGGTTTGGCGTGACCTATACGGCGTACTTCCTGTTTCATACCATCTATCAGGTGCCGCACGGGGCGCTGGGGTCCGAGCTGACGCTCGACTACGACGAGCGCTCGAAGCTTTTCGGCATCCAATCGCTATTCATTCTGGTCGGCATCCTGACCGCATCCGTCGCGCCGAGCATCCTGAGCGGGGCATTCGATATCGAAAACCCCAGAACCACCCATGCTCTGATCGCCGGGTTTTTCGCGACGCTGCTCGTCGTTCTTTACGCAGCACTCCTGCGCTGGGTTCCCGAGCGCCCTGAATTTGCGAAATCCGATCCCAACCCTCTCGTTCCCGGTGTCCGCCGGGCACTCCGCAACCGCCCTTTCCGAATCTTCTTTTTCGCCGGAATGGTCTCGGCCATCCCGGCCGCAATCCCCGGAATTCTCATTCCCTATTATACCACCTATGTTCTGCAGGTTGCCGACCCCGAGCAATGGCTTGGCATCCTGCTGGTCACCTACTTTGGAACCGGGCTGATCGCGGTTCCGATATGGATGCGGCTCGCCGAAAGGTTCAGCAAGCTGTGGACGATTGTCGCTAGTGCGATTATCGGAACTACAGGCGGAACCTGCCTCTTCTTTCTCGGCGATGGCAATTCGATGGTGGTCCTGGGGATCTTCCTGCTGATCGGCTTCGCCTCATCGACCGGGTTGGTGATTCTCCCATCCATGGTCGCGGACGTCATTGACTACGACGAATTTCTCACCGGCAAACGTCGCGAAGCACAATTCGGCTCTTTCTGGGCGATTGTTCCCAAATTTGTGGCCATCCCGGGCGCCTCACTCCCTCTCGCCCTGCTCGCCTGGGTCGGCTACCAGCCCAACGAGGTCCAGAGCGACGAGGTGGTCCTCACTATTCGACTCCTGCTCGGTATTTTCCCGGCGGCCTTCAATATCCTCACGGTCGCCATCCTCGTGCGATACCCCCTCTCACGGGCGGTCCACGCGACAATCCGCGAAGGCATCCGGGCGCATAACCGGGGTGAGTCCTTCAAGGACCCGCTCTCCGACCGCTGGATCGAACCCTCGTCGCGCCGCCTGCTCGACAACGAGGACGGCTGGTTTCTGGATACGTTCTCCCACGCCGAATTAAGACGTATTGTGCAGTCGGGTCCGCGTCGTGCCCTGCAGGATGTTCTGCGCGCGGTGATCGCCTCCGGGCTTCTGGCGCTGGCTTGCGGCTGGCTTGCCTGGCAGACCGTCGGTGATCTCAACAGCGAGCCCGGACCAAGTACCATTTTGGCCGTCGTCGGCGCGGGGCTCTCGATCACCGCCATGTGCTTTCACCTTTTGCGCGTGCAACCTGCCAGACGACTCCGGCACGCGGGAATCACCAGCGAGCGTATCGAAGCCCACCTCGCCGATATCTGA
- the hisD gene encoding histidinol dehydrogenase, protein MKLVVGSSEPRFARVLKKLLARGTTQDSSVEAPVREILEDVRGRGDRALLDYNLRFDGVKMRAADLVIGPDEMAAAAARLPARARTVLRLAARRIREFHKHQVEKSFRYKDALGVSLGQEIRAVERAGLYVPGGGAFYPSTLLMNAVPASVAGVDEIIAMTPPHEGGEPDAILAAAHIAGVHKIIRVGGAQAIGALAFGTQTVPKVDKIVGPGNRWVATAKRLVSGVVSIDMVAGPSEVLVIADTSAKAEHVAADMLAQAEHGPDSTAVCLTTSRRLAEKIEKEVIAQLEQLPRAELARQSIEGHGVIVVTRSLKESIDLANQIAPEHLELAVRNAEGLVRQIRHAGAIFVGHYSPEALGDYLAGPNHVLPTGGTARFSSPLGVYDFTKRTGVIHAPREALRALGEAVVDLAEMEGLTAHGAAVARRTR, encoded by the coding sequence ATGAAGTTGGTAGTCGGGAGCTCGGAGCCTCGTTTCGCGCGCGTTCTGAAGAAGCTTCTCGCGCGCGGTACGACGCAGGACAGCTCGGTCGAAGCTCCTGTGCGCGAAATTCTCGAGGACGTTCGTGGTCGCGGTGATCGCGCTCTTCTGGATTATAATTTGCGCTTCGATGGGGTGAAGATGCGCGCCGCGGATCTGGTAATCGGTCCCGACGAGATGGCTGCCGCGGCCGCGCGATTGCCGGCGCGTGCCCGCACGGTACTGCGTCTCGCAGCGAGGCGCATTCGCGAGTTTCACAAGCATCAGGTGGAAAAATCGTTTCGCTACAAGGATGCGCTGGGCGTATCGCTCGGACAGGAGATTCGGGCCGTCGAACGAGCGGGTCTTTATGTCCCCGGAGGCGGAGCCTTCTACCCCTCGACGCTCCTGATGAATGCCGTCCCCGCTTCTGTGGCGGGTGTTGATGAAATCATCGCCATGACACCACCTCACGAGGGTGGGGAGCCGGATGCCATTCTCGCAGCGGCCCATATCGCCGGCGTGCATAAAATTATTCGCGTCGGTGGTGCTCAGGCGATCGGGGCATTGGCGTTCGGGACGCAAACGGTCCCCAAGGTCGATAAAATTGTCGGGCCGGGAAATCGTTGGGTGGCGACAGCGAAGCGCCTGGTCTCGGGGGTAGTGTCCATTGATATGGTGGCGGGGCCCAGCGAGGTTCTGGTCATTGCAGATACCAGCGCCAAGGCCGAGCACGTCGCGGCCGATATGCTGGCGCAGGCCGAACACGGTCCTGATTCAACGGCTGTCTGTCTCACGACGAGTCGCCGACTGGCGGAGAAAATCGAAAAGGAAGTGATCGCCCAACTCGAGCAACTCCCGCGCGCCGAGTTGGCTCGTCAGTCGATCGAGGGCCACGGCGTGATTGTCGTTACCCGGAGTCTCAAGGAGTCGATCGATCTGGCCAACCAGATCGCCCCCGAGCACCTCGAGCTCGCCGTTCGCAACGCCGAGGGCTTGGTCCGTCAGATTCGTCATGCCGGCGCCATCTTTGTCGGGCACTACTCCCCCGAAGCCCTCGGTGATTATCTTGCCGGCCCGAATCATGTTCTGCCGACCGGCGGAACCGCCCGTTTTTCCTCTCCGCTGGGTGTCTATGATTTCACCAAACGCACCGGTGTGATTCATGCGCCCCGAGAAGCCCTGCGTGCACTGGGCGAGGCGGTGGTCGATCTCGCCGAGATGGAGGGCCTGACCGCCCATGGTGCGGCTGTCGCCCGTCGGACTCGCTGA
- the prmC gene encoding peptide chain release factor N(5)-glutamine methyltransferase: MILREALRAAAEDFREAGCDTPMLDAEVLLGFVLGHTRAGLVARRGDLIAAADVDAFSALCRRRASREPVSHLVGAREFFGRPFLVNSAVLTPRPETELLVELALEVIDAGARRVVDVGTGSGAVALTLAAERLGLSGLSVAAVDLSRAALGVAAANSEVLLPTGGRIALLQGDLLGAVRAGVLDLVVSNPPYIRESLMAEGMPELAFEPKMALVGGDCDGLGVIRRLVRAAWRQLAPGGTLLFEIGADQGVQAAEVASEVGFQQVVLLRDLAGLDRVIRAEKIDQV; encoded by the coding sequence TTGATTCTGCGCGAGGCGCTTCGTGCTGCAGCCGAGGACTTCAGGGAGGCTGGCTGCGATACTCCCATGCTCGATGCCGAAGTGCTTCTCGGCTTCGTTCTGGGGCACACGCGCGCGGGTCTGGTGGCCCGCCGAGGCGATCTGATTGCCGCTGCCGACGTCGATGCCTTTTCAGCTCTATGCCGCCGGCGTGCGTCCCGAGAGCCAGTGTCGCATCTGGTCGGAGCCCGCGAGTTTTTCGGACGACCTTTTTTGGTGAATTCCGCCGTGCTTACGCCTCGTCCGGAAACCGAGCTGCTCGTTGAGCTGGCCCTCGAAGTCATTGATGCTGGTGCGCGACGGGTGGTCGATGTGGGGACGGGCAGCGGCGCCGTCGCCCTGACATTGGCCGCAGAGCGGCTCGGGCTGTCTGGCCTTTCGGTTGCTGCGGTCGATCTTTCCCGCGCTGCGCTGGGGGTCGCTGCGGCCAATTCTGAGGTTTTGCTGCCGACGGGGGGCCGGATAGCGCTTCTGCAGGGGGATTTGCTGGGCGCCGTGCGAGCCGGGGTGCTGGATCTGGTGGTCTCGAACCCCCCTTATATCCGAGAGAGCTTGATGGCCGAGGGGATGCCGGAACTCGCTTTTGAGCCAAAAATGGCCCTGGTGGGTGGCGATTGCGACGGGCTCGGGGTAATTCGAAGACTGGTGAGGGCTGCCTGGCGGCAGCTTGCTCCCGGTGGCACCCTTCTCTTCGAGATCGGTGCCGATCAGGGAGTGCAAGCCGCAGAGGTTGCAAGCGAAGTCGGGTTTCAGCAGGTGGTGTTGTTGCGAGATCTCGCCGGACTTGATCGCGTGATCCGAGCGGAGAAAATCGACCAGGTTTAG
- the prfA gene encoding peptide chain release factor 1, whose amino-acid sequence MLDKLAEVERRYGELEEMLGDPEVIGDRGRFVSVSREHASLTDLIAVFRQFNELVAEESGLVLLQKDEDPEMREMAEAELPELRQRKDELEQRLKVLLLPTDPNDERNVILEIRAGTGGDEAALFVADLFRMYTRYAEERGWRVDIMDSSPTGLGGFKEIVSSIEGAGAFSRLKFEGGVHRVQRVPATETQGRIHTSAVTVAVLPEADEVELNIEDKDLRVDVFRASGPGGQSVNTTDSAIRVTHLPTGMIVICQDEKSQHKNKAKALKVLRARLFEKAQAEHDAAIAADRKAMVGTGDRSERIRTYNFPQNRVTDHRIGLTTHALDRVIAGEADLVIEPLITYTQAEALKAID is encoded by the coding sequence ATGCTCGATAAGCTCGCTGAAGTAGAGCGTCGCTACGGCGAGCTCGAGGAGATGCTTGGCGACCCCGAGGTGATCGGCGATCGTGGTCGGTTCGTGTCCGTCTCGCGCGAGCACGCCAGCCTCACGGACTTGATCGCAGTTTTTCGTCAGTTCAACGAGTTGGTTGCGGAAGAGTCCGGACTGGTTCTCCTGCAAAAAGACGAAGACCCCGAGATGCGCGAGATGGCCGAGGCCGAACTCCCCGAATTGCGCCAGCGTAAAGACGAATTGGAACAGCGGCTGAAGGTTCTCTTGCTGCCCACCGACCCGAATGACGAACGAAACGTCATTCTCGAGATTCGAGCCGGAACCGGGGGCGACGAAGCGGCCCTTTTTGTGGCGGATCTCTTTCGGATGTACACGCGGTACGCGGAAGAGAGGGGCTGGCGGGTCGATATCATGGACTCGAGTCCAACTGGTCTTGGCGGATTCAAGGAGATTGTTTCCTCGATCGAGGGTGCTGGCGCTTTCAGCCGTCTCAAGTTCGAGGGTGGCGTCCACCGCGTTCAGCGAGTCCCGGCTACCGAGACTCAGGGGCGGATTCATACTTCGGCAGTCACAGTGGCGGTTCTCCCCGAGGCCGATGAGGTCGAGCTGAATATCGAGGACAAGGATCTGCGCGTGGACGTGTTTCGCGCCTCGGGCCCTGGTGGGCAGAGCGTGAATACCACCGACTCAGCAATTCGGGTCACTCATTTGCCGACCGGAATGATCGTGATTTGTCAGGATGAAAAATCGCAGCACAAGAACAAGGCCAAGGCTCTGAAAGTTCTCCGTGCGCGACTTTTTGAAAAGGCTCAGGCCGAGCACGATGCCGCGATTGCTGCGGACCGGAAGGCGATGGTCGGCACGGGCGACCGCTCCGAGCGAATTCGTACCTACAATTTTCCTCAGAACCGGGTCACCGACCATCGCATCGGGCTGACCACCCATGCGCTCGATCGTGTCATCGCGGGTGAGGCTGATCTGGTGATCGAGCCGCTGATCACTTACACGCAGGCTGAGGCCCTGAAGGCGATCGATTGA
- the rpmE gene encoding 50S ribosomal protein L31 — protein sequence MKQGIHPEYGPSIIKCSCGHILETQSTQPEIQVELCSDCHPFYTGKQKIIDVAGRVERFQRRYGKKPAPVADEQAES from the coding sequence ATGAAACAGGGAATTCATCCGGAGTACGGGCCGTCCATTATCAAATGCAGCTGTGGTCATATCCTCGAGACACAGTCCACGCAGCCCGAGATTCAGGTGGAGCTGTGTTCCGACTGCCACCCCTTCTATACCGGCAAGCAGAAGATCATCGACGTGGCGGGACGTGTCGAAAGATTCCAGCGCCGCTATGGCAAGAAGCCTGCGCCGGTCGCTGACGAACAGGCAGAATCCTGA
- the glpK gene encoding glycerol kinase GlpK, which translates to MPYVLTIDQGTTGSTALVMNSRGQVIARAYREFTQHFPKPGWVEHDPEEIWEVSLRVMRLALRRAGIKPPEVAAIGITNQRETTVVWDRKTGEPAHRAIVWQDRRTADRCEELRAAGALPHVRSRTGLVLDPYFSGTKIEWILRNGKGLAKRAARGDLAFGTIDSWLVWKLSGGQVHATDYTNASRTMLYDIHRRRWDPKLCAMLNVPQEMLPEVRPSSGEFCRTAKGLFGSSEIPVAGIAGDQQAALFGQLCVRPGMVKNTYGTGCFALMPVAERPRPSRSGLLTTLACGPKGEPLYALEGSVFVGGAAIQWLRDGLGILKSAAESEALAASIEGNDGVYMVPAFTGLGAPYWNAEARGALVGLTRGNTRAHLARAALEAIAYQSREVIDAIAKDTGTRLREVRVDGGAAANDFLMQFQADQLGVAVNRPRVVETTAMGAAFLAGLGVGLWKSTQLEKMRVQDRVFAPEMKKKQRESLFSGWRAAVDRVL; encoded by the coding sequence ATGCCATATGTACTGACGATCGATCAGGGGACTACCGGTTCCACAGCTCTGGTGATGAACAGCCGGGGGCAGGTCATTGCGCGAGCCTATCGAGAATTCACTCAGCATTTTCCGAAACCTGGTTGGGTCGAACATGATCCCGAAGAGATTTGGGAGGTTTCGCTGCGGGTGATGCGTCTTGCCCTGCGCCGGGCGGGCATCAAGCCACCGGAGGTGGCGGCGATCGGCATCACCAATCAACGTGAGACGACGGTGGTTTGGGATCGGAAAACGGGGGAACCCGCGCACCGAGCGATTGTCTGGCAAGACCGGCGGACCGCCGATCGATGCGAGGAATTGCGCGCTGCGGGTGCTTTGCCTCATGTGCGCAGCCGCACCGGTCTGGTTCTGGACCCCTACTTTTCAGGGACGAAGATCGAGTGGATTCTGCGCAATGGAAAAGGACTGGCCAAGCGCGCGGCCCGGGGGGATCTGGCTTTCGGGACGATCGACTCCTGGCTGGTGTGGAAACTTTCGGGTGGGCAGGTGCATGCGACGGATTACACCAATGCCTCACGCACCATGCTTTATGATATCCACCGGCGGCGGTGGGACCCCAAGCTCTGCGCGATGCTCAACGTCCCCCAGGAAATGCTCCCCGAAGTGCGTCCATCATCGGGCGAATTTTGCCGCACGGCCAAAGGGCTCTTCGGCTCTTCGGAAATTCCCGTCGCCGGGATCGCAGGGGACCAGCAGGCGGCCTTGTTTGGCCAGCTCTGCGTGCGACCGGGCATGGTGAAAAACACCTACGGGACTGGCTGTTTTGCGCTGATGCCGGTGGCGGAGCGCCCGAGGCCTTCCCGCAGTGGTTTGTTGACCACATTGGCATGCGGTCCGAAGGGGGAGCCCTTGTACGCTCTCGAGGGGTCGGTCTTCGTTGGCGGCGCCGCGATCCAATGGTTGCGCGATGGTTTGGGGATTCTGAAATCCGCGGCCGAAAGCGAGGCTTTGGCCGCCTCGATCGAGGGCAATGATGGTGTCTATATGGTGCCGGCATTTACCGGGCTGGGCGCACCCTATTGGAATGCGGAGGCGCGCGGAGCGTTGGTGGGGCTGACCCGGGGCAATACACGAGCCCACCTCGCGCGCGCGGCCCTTGAGGCGATCGCCTACCAATCACGCGAGGTGATCGATGCCATTGCGAAGGATACCGGCACCCGACTGCGCGAGGTTCGTGTCGATGGCGGGGCTGCGGCCAATGATTTCTTGATGCAATTTCAGGCCGATCAACTCGGCGTTGCCGTGAATCGGCCCCGGGTGGTCGAAACGACGGCGATGGGGGCTGCATTTCTTGCGGGATTGGGTGTCGGGCTCTGGAAATCCACCCAGTTGGAGAAAATGAGGGTCCAGGACCGGGTTTTTGCGCCTGAAATGAAGAAAAAGCAGCGGGAATCTCTCTTTTCCGGCTGGCGCGCGGCCGTCGATCGGGTCCTCTGA
- a CDS encoding adenosylcobinamide-GDP ribazoletransferase translates to MSESEKHASSPASIGGALATLLRDGWCGLRFLLGWRPPQAEIRASVARGALFFPLFGAAGGSIVAEMLILVGPEAPAMRALLPVALLALLSGGRPALDLFRFLGGGILGTLFLAGLLGAEAWAFLNLDGNLRVIALVLAPMLGRWAYVVQAYGSLPARSDGFASMMVRHMQFTQFATASVCAMALSLMLINALGTLVLFLVASLSILLRIFTHRRQGGVSGVSLGAGAFLAEAGVVILIGSIARLAAGS, encoded by the coding sequence GTGTCCGAGTCCGAAAAACATGCTTCGTCTCCGGCTTCGATCGGCGGGGCGCTGGCGACCCTTCTGCGCGACGGCTGGTGCGGTCTGCGGTTTCTTCTCGGATGGAGGCCGCCACAGGCCGAGATTCGCGCCTCCGTGGCCCGGGGGGCGCTCTTCTTCCCCCTGTTTGGTGCTGCCGGTGGCTCGATCGTGGCCGAAATGCTGATATTGGTTGGGCCGGAAGCCCCCGCGATGCGTGCCCTCTTGCCGGTGGCATTGCTGGCTTTGCTCTCGGGTGGACGTCCGGCCCTCGACCTTTTCCGATTTCTTGGCGGCGGGATTCTCGGGACGCTGTTTCTGGCTGGTTTGCTCGGTGCCGAGGCCTGGGCGTTTTTGAATCTCGATGGAAACTTGCGGGTGATTGCTCTGGTCCTCGCTCCGATGCTCGGCCGATGGGCCTATGTCGTTCAGGCGTATGGGTCTCTCCCGGCGCGCAGCGACGGGTTTGCCTCGATGATGGTTCGTCATATGCAGTTCACGCAGTTCGCCACGGCCAGCGTCTGTGCCATGGCTTTGTCGCTGATGCTGATCAATGCGCTGGGAACTCTGGTGCTCTTTTTGGTGGCGTCGCTTTCGATTTTGCTGCGGATCTTCACGCATCGCCGGCAGGGTGGTGTGTCCGGCGTATCGCTGGGCGCTGGAGCCTTTCTCGCAGAGGCAGGTGTCGTGATCCTGATTGGCAGCATCGCGCGGCTGGCCGCTGGAAGCTGA
- a CDS encoding sodium-dependent transporter yields MEYLAPTKRGKFRSNLGFILAASGSAVGLGNIWKFPYIAGEYGGGAFVLVYLACIAVVGLPLLYAEMIIGRRGGSDVLGSLQKLTEASGWSGRLVSATAGAIAVASGFFILSFYSVVAGWALHYLAISLQLAATHPDGAAATFEALASDRETSALWHSIFMVMVVGVIAGGVQQGIERTCKVLMPALMVILLGLLGYVAAAGGLDASAGFLFQPDFSKITADAVLEALGHAFFTLSLGMGAMMTYGSYLDSDAHLIRDQFAIAFLDTTIAIVSGLVIFAVVFAMGATPGAGPGLVFITLPGLFAEIPGGAFVAIAFFALLVLAAWSSGISLLEVVVAVAVDRFSVPRPLAAVGVGIAVWILGMFSAFDGAFLDFMDNLTTRYMLPVVGLLIAIAAGWLVSKEDREAGFRALPGGGVRLAAVWTFTIRWITPTLVVLVILHGLKIL; encoded by the coding sequence ATGGAATATTTGGCCCCCACCAAGCGCGGAAAGTTCCGCAGCAATCTCGGCTTTATTCTCGCGGCTTCGGGGAGCGCTGTCGGCCTCGGCAATATCTGGAAGTTCCCCTATATCGCTGGCGAATATGGCGGTGGCGCCTTCGTGCTGGTGTATCTCGCGTGCATCGCAGTCGTCGGCCTGCCTCTGCTCTATGCCGAGATGATCATTGGCCGACGCGGTGGCAGCGATGTTCTGGGCAGTCTGCAGAAATTGACAGAGGCTTCGGGCTGGTCGGGAAGGCTGGTCAGTGCAACCGCAGGCGCGATTGCCGTCGCCTCAGGCTTCTTCATTCTCTCCTTCTATTCCGTGGTGGCCGGCTGGGCACTGCATTATCTGGCGATTTCCCTTCAACTCGCAGCTACCCATCCCGATGGGGCCGCGGCGACCTTCGAAGCACTCGCCAGCGACCGCGAGACGTCGGCACTCTGGCACTCCATCTTCATGGTCATGGTCGTCGGCGTGATCGCGGGCGGAGTGCAGCAGGGAATCGAGCGAACCTGCAAGGTCCTGATGCCCGCGCTGATGGTGATTCTACTGGGCCTTCTTGGCTATGTCGCCGCCGCCGGCGGCCTTGACGCCTCCGCTGGCTTTCTCTTCCAACCCGATTTTTCCAAGATCACCGCCGACGCCGTCCTCGAGGCTCTCGGCCATGCCTTCTTCACCCTGTCCCTCGGCATGGGCGCCATGATGACCTACGGGTCTTATCTGGATAGCGATGCCCACCTGATCCGCGACCAGTTTGCGATCGCCTTTCTTGATACAACCATCGCTATCGTCTCAGGCCTGGTCATTTTCGCCGTCGTCTTTGCCATGGGAGCGACACCCGGCGCGGGGCCGGGACTGGTTTTCATCACCCTGCCCGGACTATTTGCCGAGATTCCCGGCGGCGCTTTCGTCGCGATCGCATTTTTCGCGCTCCTCGTTCTGGCCGCCTGGTCGTCGGGAATCTCGCTTCTCGAAGTTGTCGTCGCGGTGGCCGTCGACCGGTTTTCCGTGCCGCGGCCGCTCGCCGCGGTGGGCGTGGGTATCGCCGTCTGGATTCTCGGGATGTTTTCGGCGTTCGATGGTGCCTTTCTTGATTTCATGGACAACCTCACGACCCGCTATATGCTGCCGGTGGTCGGACTTCTGATCGCCATCGCCGCGGGATGGCTGGTCAGCAAGGAGGACCGCGAAGCCGGTTTTCGCGCCCTACCTGGGGGAGGCGTCAGGCTCGCCGCCGTCTGGACGTTTACCATTCGGTGGATCACCCCCACTCTTGTCGTCCTGGTGATTCTCCACGGACTGAAAATCCTGTAG
- a CDS encoding TPM domain-containing protein: MRADRRTPLGAAGIAVLLGSLLYAATASAAIEVPPPQGPVTDTMGILPAKTRQQLIQLDRELSQKTGAQIAIVIVGSTGEEPIFDYAMAIAEAYKPGATGKDNGVVFLIATQDRKFQILTGYGVEGALPDGFIGELRDKVIRPSFRAGDYAAGVVNASAIMAQRIAEDNGVKLTGVPKMAARRQKPQEKNSIVRVLIILVWVAFMRFGTSYRSMLGGALLGSHLGRRSHHGGFGSGSGGGFGGGFGGGGGGFGGFGGGGFGGGGGGGSW, encoded by the coding sequence ATGAGGGCTGATCGTCGCACGCCGCTTGGCGCAGCCGGCATCGCAGTCCTGCTCGGCAGCCTGCTTTATGCCGCCACGGCCTCAGCCGCTATCGAAGTTCCGCCACCGCAGGGTCCGGTCACGGACACCATGGGAATCCTCCCGGCAAAAACGCGGCAGCAACTAATCCAGCTCGACCGAGAACTTTCGCAAAAAACCGGCGCGCAGATCGCAATCGTGATTGTTGGCAGCACCGGCGAAGAACCTATCTTCGACTACGCGATGGCGATTGCCGAAGCCTACAAGCCCGGAGCTACAGGCAAGGATAACGGGGTCGTTTTTCTCATCGCGACACAGGATCGCAAATTTCAGATCTTGACCGGCTACGGTGTCGAAGGCGCGCTTCCCGACGGCTTCATCGGTGAATTGCGAGACAAGGTCATCCGCCCCTCATTTCGTGCCGGCGATTATGCGGCAGGTGTCGTGAACGCCTCGGCGATTATGGCCCAACGAATTGCCGAAGATAACGGCGTCAAGCTGACCGGGGTTCCCAAGATGGCCGCTCGCCGCCAGAAACCCCAAGAGAAAAACTCCATCGTGCGAGTGCTCATCATTCTGGTCTGGGTCGCCTTCATGCGCTTTGGCACCTCTTACCGCAGCATGCTTGGCGGAGCGCTTCTCGGCTCACATCTCGGCCGACGCTCTCACCACGGCGGTTTCGGGAGCGGTTCCGGGGGAGGCTTTGGCGGAGGCTTCGGAGGCGGTGGTGGGGGCTTTGGCGGATTTGGAGGCGGTGGTTTCGGTGGTGGCGGTGGCGGTGGTAGTTGGTAA
- a CDS encoding LemA family protein — protein sequence MTTRIRNSPFLPAFAILLATMFSGCGYNTMVQEREAIDAAWAQVENQLQRRNDLIPNLVETTKGYAAQEKEIFTAVADARSKLIGAGSRPQQIDASNQLTGALSRLLAISEAYPQLKSDAQFIRLSDELAGTENRIATERRRYNETVRTYNVTIKSFPTNFFAGCFGFEKQTYFEVPKAAQAVPEVKF from the coding sequence ATGACAACAAGAATCCGAAATTCACCTTTTCTCCCGGCATTTGCCATCTTGCTGGCGACGATGTTCTCCGGCTGCGGCTACAACACGATGGTGCAGGAGCGCGAGGCGATCGATGCAGCATGGGCGCAGGTCGAGAACCAGCTCCAGCGACGCAACGACTTGATCCCCAATCTGGTCGAAACCACCAAAGGTTACGCTGCGCAGGAAAAGGAAATCTTTACGGCAGTCGCCGATGCACGCTCCAAGCTGATCGGCGCCGGAAGTCGCCCGCAACAAATCGATGCTTCCAACCAACTGACAGGGGCTTTATCGCGGCTTCTGGCTATCTCCGAGGCATACCCTCAGCTGAAATCGGACGCGCAATTCATTCGGCTTTCGGACGAACTCGCCGGGACCGAGAACCGCATCGCAACCGAGCGACGGCGGTACAACGAAACCGTCCGCACCTATAATGTGACGATCAAAAGCTTCCCGACAAATTTCTTTGCCGGCTGTTTCGGCTTCGAAAAGCAGACTTATTTTGAAGTCCCGAAAGCCGCCCAAGCTGTGCCGGAGGTGAAGTTCTGA